The following proteins come from a genomic window of Microbacterium lemovicicum:
- a CDS encoding ACP S-malonyltransferase codes for MIIAVFPGQGSQTPSFLAPWLERDGARDALSRYSDWAGVDLVAAGTEWDADRIRDTQVAQPLIVAASLLSWNALEDRSAVAGVAGHSVGEFAAAAAAGVLSEEDALRLVGIRGRAMAEAAAAEDTGMAAVIGGEQDAVVARLEELELTPANYNGGGQLVAAGSATALAALSAEPPAGTRVIPLQVAGAFHTRYMEPAVEVLRAASADASVSDPRVRLWTNSDGTEVADGSRFRDLLVAQVASPVRWDLCMQAFAAASVSGIVELAPAGTLVGLAKRALRGVPSVAVKIPDDLPSAAALITGGTA; via the coding sequence GTGATCATCGCCGTCTTCCCCGGCCAGGGTTCTCAGACCCCCAGCTTCCTCGCGCCCTGGCTCGAGCGAGACGGTGCCCGTGACGCCCTCTCGCGCTACTCCGACTGGGCAGGTGTCGATCTCGTCGCCGCCGGAACCGAGTGGGACGCCGACCGCATCCGCGACACGCAGGTCGCGCAGCCGCTGATCGTGGCTGCGAGCCTCCTCTCCTGGAACGCCCTCGAGGACCGCTCCGCCGTGGCCGGCGTCGCCGGCCACTCGGTCGGCGAATTCGCCGCCGCCGCAGCCGCCGGGGTGCTGTCGGAGGAGGACGCCCTGCGCCTCGTCGGCATCCGCGGACGCGCCATGGCCGAGGCGGCCGCCGCCGAGGACACGGGCATGGCCGCCGTCATCGGCGGAGAGCAGGACGCCGTCGTCGCGCGGCTGGAAGAGCTCGAGCTCACGCCGGCCAACTACAACGGCGGCGGTCAGCTCGTCGCCGCCGGCTCCGCCACCGCGCTGGCAGCGCTGTCGGCCGAGCCGCCGGCCGGCACCCGCGTGATCCCGCTGCAGGTCGCCGGCGCCTTCCACACCCGTTACATGGAGCCGGCCGTCGAGGTGCTGCGCGCCGCGTCCGCCGATGCGTCGGTGTCCGACCCACGCGTGCGCCTCTGGACGAACAGCGACGGCACGGAGGTCGCCGACGGCTCCCGCTTCCGGGACCTGCTCGTCGCCCAGGTCGCCTCCCCCGTGCGGTGGGACCTGTGCATGCAGGCGTTCGCCGCGGCATCCGTCTCGGGCATCGTGGAGCTGGCACCGGCCGGCACCCTCGTCGGCCTGGCCAAGCGCGCCCTGCGCGGCGTCCCCTCGGTCGCCGTGAAGATTCCTGACGACCTGCCTTCCGCGGCCGCCCTGATCACCGGAGGAACGGCATGA
- a CDS encoding beta-ketoacyl-ACP synthase III has product MTPPTLKQSVGPAHTRIYSYGAARGEVSVPNEDLIGPIDSSDEWIRQRTGIITRTRALEGTTAIELATDAAREAIERSGVDPSLIDAVLVATVSNPKQTPSVSAIVADRVGANPAAAYDLNAACAGFAYGVAQADALVRAGAATYALVIGTEKLSDIVDPTDRSISFLLGDGAGAVVIGPSDTPGIGPTVWGSDGSKADAVGMNHTLNEFRAGTAPWPTLRQEGPTVFRWAVWEMVKVARQALEAAGVEASDLAAFVPHQANMRIIDEFAKQLGLPETVVIGRDIETTGNTSAASIPLATHRLLAEHPELSGGLALQIGFGAGLVFGAQVVVLP; this is encoded by the coding sequence ATGACCCCCCCCACCCTGAAGCAATCCGTCGGACCCGCGCACACCCGCATCTACAGCTACGGCGCCGCCCGCGGCGAGGTCTCCGTGCCGAACGAGGACCTCATCGGGCCGATCGACTCGAGCGACGAGTGGATCCGCCAGCGCACCGGCATCATCACCCGCACCCGCGCCCTCGAGGGCACGACGGCGATCGAGCTGGCGACGGATGCCGCGCGTGAGGCCATCGAGCGCTCCGGCGTCGACCCGTCCCTCATCGACGCCGTGCTGGTGGCAACGGTGAGCAACCCCAAGCAGACGCCGTCCGTCTCGGCCATCGTGGCCGACCGCGTGGGCGCGAACCCCGCCGCCGCGTACGATCTGAACGCCGCATGCGCGGGATTCGCGTACGGCGTCGCCCAGGCGGACGCCCTCGTGCGCGCCGGAGCCGCCACCTACGCGCTGGTGATCGGCACCGAGAAGCTCAGCGACATCGTCGACCCGACCGACCGCAGCATCTCGTTCCTCCTCGGCGACGGAGCGGGCGCCGTGGTCATCGGCCCCTCCGACACCCCCGGCATCGGCCCCACGGTCTGGGGCTCGGACGGATCGAAGGCCGACGCCGTCGGCATGAACCACACGCTGAACGAGTTCCGCGCGGGCACCGCCCCGTGGCCGACCCTCCGGCAGGAGGGCCCCACGGTCTTCCGCTGGGCGGTGTGGGAGATGGTCAAGGTCGCCCGTCAGGCCCTCGAGGCCGCAGGCGTCGAAGCATCCGACCTCGCGGCGTTCGTGCCGCACCAGGCGAACATGCGCATCATCGACGAGTTCGCCAAGCAGCTCGGCCTTCCCGAGACGGTCGTCATCGGCCGTGACATCGAGACGACCGGCAACACGTCGGCCGCGTCCATCCCCCTCGCCACGCACCGGCTCCTCGCCGAGCACCCCGAGCTCAGCGGCGGACTCGCCCTGCAGATCGGATTCGGGGCCGGCCTCGTGTTCGGCGCCCAGGTGGTCGTGCTTCCCTGA
- a CDS encoding acyl carrier protein, which produces MAFTNDEVLAGLAELITDETGISADEVALEKSFTDDLDIDSISMMTIVVNAEEKFGVTIPDDEVKNLKTVGDAVTFISSNQ; this is translated from the coding sequence ATGGCATTCACCAACGATGAGGTGCTGGCCGGCCTCGCCGAGCTCATCACCGACGAGACGGGCATCTCGGCCGACGAGGTCGCCCTCGAGAAGTCGTTCACCGACGACCTCGACATCGACTCGATCTCCATGATGACGATCGTCGTCAACGCGGAGGAGAAGTTCGGCGTCACCATCCCCGACGACGAGGTCAAGAACCTGAAGACCGTCGGCGACGCCGTCACCTTCATCTCCTCGAACCAGTAG
- a CDS encoding beta-ketoacyl-[acyl-carrier-protein] synthase family protein — MSTSRIVVTGIGATSPIGGTAPESWSALLDGASGARSLEHDWVEKYSLPVTFAAEALVRPETVLARPVAKRLDPSSQLALVAAMEAWADAGEPDVEPERLGVDFATGIGGVWTLLDAWDTLREKGPRRVLPMTVPMLMPNAAAGNLSLHFNARAFARTVASACASSTESIVNAVQHLRDGLADVVIAGGTESAIHPITIASFASMQALSKRNDDPAHASRPGSIDRDGFVMGEGAGVLILEREEYAKARGAKIYGEVLGGGVTADSYHITANDPEGLGAARAVTLALASADVSPDDVTHINAHATSTPVGDPNEYTALRSVFGERIADIPVSATKASTGHLLGGTGALEAIFTILALRDRVAPPTINITTPDPDVPFRITGETQALGDGQQVAISNSFGFGGHNAVVAFASV; from the coding sequence ATGAGCACGTCACGCATCGTCGTCACCGGCATCGGCGCCACCTCGCCGATCGGCGGAACCGCGCCCGAGAGCTGGTCGGCGCTCCTGGACGGCGCCTCCGGCGCCCGCAGCCTCGAGCACGACTGGGTCGAGAAGTACAGCCTCCCCGTCACCTTCGCCGCCGAGGCGCTGGTGCGTCCGGAGACCGTTCTCGCCCGGCCCGTCGCCAAGCGCCTCGACCCGTCGTCGCAGCTCGCGCTCGTCGCGGCGATGGAGGCCTGGGCCGATGCGGGTGAGCCCGACGTCGAGCCCGAACGCCTCGGCGTCGACTTCGCCACCGGCATCGGCGGCGTCTGGACGCTCCTGGACGCCTGGGACACCCTGCGTGAGAAGGGCCCCCGGCGTGTGCTGCCGATGACGGTGCCCATGCTCATGCCTAATGCGGCCGCGGGCAACCTCTCCCTCCACTTCAACGCCCGGGCGTTCGCCCGCACCGTGGCCAGTGCCTGCGCGTCGAGCACCGAGTCGATCGTCAACGCCGTGCAGCACCTGCGCGACGGCCTCGCCGACGTCGTCATCGCCGGCGGCACGGAGTCGGCGATCCACCCGATCACGATCGCCTCGTTCGCGTCGATGCAGGCGCTCTCCAAGCGCAACGACGACCCCGCGCACGCCTCCCGCCCCGGCAGCATCGACCGCGACGGATTCGTCATGGGCGAGGGCGCCGGCGTGCTGATCCTCGAGCGCGAGGAGTACGCCAAGGCGCGCGGCGCCAAGATCTACGGCGAGGTGCTCGGCGGCGGCGTGACGGCCGATTCGTACCACATCACCGCCAACGACCCCGAGGGTCTCGGCGCGGCCCGCGCGGTGACGCTCGCCCTCGCGTCCGCCGACGTCTCCCCCGATGACGTCACGCACATCAACGCGCACGCGACCTCGACGCCGGTCGGCGACCCGAACGAGTACACGGCGCTGCGCAGCGTGTTCGGCGAGCGGATCGCCGACATCCCCGTGTCGGCGACGAAGGCCTCGACCGGGCATCTGCTCGGCGGCACGGGCGCGTTGGAGGCGATCTTCACGATCCTCGCGCTGCGCGACCGCGTGGCGCCGCCCACGATCAACATCACGACGCCCGACCCCGACGTGCCCTTCCGCATCACGGGCGAGACGCAGGCGCTCGGAGACGGGCAGCAGGTCGCGATCAGCAACTCGTTCGGCTTCGGCGGTCACAACGCCGTCGTCGCCTTCGCATCGGTCTAG
- a CDS encoding DUF3145 domain-containing protein, whose product MATPTARGVVFIHSAPRALCPHLEWAVGRALGRAVNFDWADQPVLAGARRAEFYWEGTAGTGAALTTAMRGWEHLRFEVTEDPTPRSDGGRWLHTPGLGIHYAQTDAAGNVVIGEDRIRYAMEVAAGDISELQRELGVALGSAWDDELEPFRHASDDAPVVWLHKVG is encoded by the coding sequence ATGGCGACACCCACGGCGCGCGGAGTGGTCTTCATCCACTCGGCGCCTCGAGCACTCTGCCCGCACCTCGAGTGGGCAGTTGGTCGTGCGCTCGGACGCGCGGTGAACTTCGACTGGGCCGACCAGCCGGTGCTCGCCGGTGCGCGGCGCGCGGAGTTCTACTGGGAGGGCACGGCCGGAACCGGCGCCGCCCTCACCACCGCCATGCGCGGCTGGGAGCACCTGCGGTTCGAGGTGACGGAAGACCCCACGCCACGCAGCGACGGTGGTCGTTGGCTGCACACGCCGGGACTCGGCATCCACTACGCCCAGACCGATGCCGCCGGCAACGTCGTGATCGGCGAGGACCGCATCCGCTATGCGATGGAGGTCGCCGCCGGCGACATCTCCGAGCTGCAGCGCGAGCTCGGCGTCGCCCTCGGCTCCGCGTGGGACGATGAGCTGGAGCCCTTCCGCCACGCGAGCGACGACGCGCCCGTCGTCTGGCTCCACAAGGTCGGCTGA
- a CDS encoding DUF262 domain-containing protein has translation MGTATNIDATAVNTISWLAAAETTIVVPVYQRQYRWDIGACEQLLSDIRDVADSDDRHMHFIGSILSSASVSDGESELVLIDGQQRITTLMLLIAALHHTVADSDPLLAAQLHTVLVRSSDPERTKLRPHRAWAEVFEDVVLARRPADAAAGGSRFDDNYAFFRSQVSREEVSRIWGGLQRLEHVAITLGAGADAQQIFESLNSTGEPLRDHELIHNYVLMGLSHREQTLIEDEFWSVIERSTGESIGGFWRHYLVLRTGREVVAAGGRDVYEAFRHEFPRLTPETLRASAREWRAYAEIYAVLLDPSREADADVARRLVHLNTFGRDAYPLVMKACRDHAEGDLDRAGLLQVLDDVQSLLLRRTLVGLPVDRLVARLCRAQALGPQALTQAIARIMPSDERVRAALKFAPLPHAAFVLGRIAGDVDVAEFGVDHIVPLTPPDTWTGDGVRPWSEYSEDEQNSHRALAETIGNLALLEDESAIAVADRSFPEKRDGAYARSAVPETRALSSVDAWSTASISHRTAELGRRFVEVWRRPLVTGIDDDGLTPILDAQRRRGWPRGWEREFAYVEYRGEHWEVYDVKYLFNRIFRRLWVDSPESVIAFSRRRGGPIYPAPSWNGQWDRLDDDNHLYMGWDAKYMLTALQEALEEAGTASEVFVKYSYLAEHMAT, from the coding sequence ATGGGCACGGCCACGAACATCGATGCGACCGCGGTCAACACCATCTCGTGGCTGGCGGCGGCGGAGACCACCATCGTCGTCCCGGTCTACCAGCGCCAGTACCGCTGGGACATCGGCGCCTGCGAGCAGCTGCTCTCCGACATCCGCGACGTGGCGGACTCGGATGACCGCCACATGCACTTCATCGGGTCGATCCTCTCGTCGGCGAGCGTGTCCGACGGCGAATCGGAACTCGTGCTCATCGACGGCCAGCAGCGCATCACCACGCTCATGCTGCTGATCGCCGCTCTGCACCACACGGTCGCCGACAGCGACCCTCTGCTCGCCGCGCAGCTGCACACGGTGCTCGTGCGCTCGTCGGATCCGGAGCGTACGAAGCTCCGCCCGCACCGGGCATGGGCAGAGGTGTTCGAGGACGTGGTGCTCGCGCGCCGACCGGCCGATGCGGCCGCCGGCGGCTCGAGGTTCGACGACAACTACGCGTTCTTCCGCAGCCAGGTCTCACGCGAGGAGGTGTCACGCATCTGGGGCGGACTGCAGCGCCTGGAGCACGTCGCCATCACCCTCGGCGCGGGGGCGGACGCGCAGCAGATCTTCGAAAGCCTCAACAGCACCGGAGAGCCGCTGCGTGACCACGAGCTGATCCACAATTACGTGCTGATGGGCTTGTCGCACCGGGAGCAGACGCTCATCGAGGACGAGTTCTGGTCGGTGATCGAGCGCAGCACCGGGGAGAGCATCGGCGGCTTCTGGCGCCATTACCTGGTGCTCCGCACGGGCCGCGAGGTGGTCGCCGCGGGCGGCCGCGACGTGTACGAGGCCTTCCGGCACGAGTTCCCGCGGCTCACCCCCGAGACGCTGCGGGCGTCCGCGCGGGAGTGGCGTGCCTACGCGGAGATCTACGCCGTGCTCCTCGATCCCTCGCGCGAAGCCGACGCGGACGTCGCGCGACGGCTGGTGCACCTCAACACCTTCGGCCGCGACGCGTATCCGCTGGTGATGAAGGCGTGCCGCGATCACGCCGAGGGCGACCTCGATCGTGCGGGCCTCCTTCAGGTCCTCGATGACGTGCAGTCACTCCTCCTCCGTCGCACCCTCGTCGGCCTGCCCGTCGACCGTCTCGTGGCGCGCCTGTGCCGCGCGCAGGCGCTGGGCCCGCAGGCGCTCACCCAGGCGATCGCCCGCATCATGCCCTCCGACGAGCGCGTGCGCGCGGCGCTGAAGTTCGCCCCGCTCCCCCACGCGGCCTTCGTCCTGGGCCGGATCGCGGGCGACGTGGACGTCGCAGAGTTCGGCGTCGACCACATCGTGCCGCTCACACCTCCCGACACGTGGACGGGCGACGGGGTACGCCCGTGGTCGGAGTACTCCGAGGACGAGCAGAACAGCCACCGCGCCCTCGCGGAGACGATCGGCAACCTCGCGCTGCTCGAGGACGAGTCGGCGATCGCGGTCGCGGACCGGTCCTTCCCCGAGAAGCGCGACGGCGCCTACGCGCGCAGCGCCGTGCCCGAGACGCGGGCGCTGTCGTCGGTCGACGCGTGGAGCACCGCATCGATCTCGCACCGCACCGCCGAGCTCGGCCGGCGGTTCGTGGAGGTCTGGCGGCGACCCCTGGTCACGGGGATCGACGACGACGGATTGACTCCCATCCTCGACGCGCAGCGTCGACGCGGCTGGCCACGGGGCTGGGAGCGGGAGTTCGCCTACGTCGAATACCGCGGCGAGCACTGGGAGGTCTACGACGTCAAGTACCTCTTCAACCGCATCTTCCGCCGGCTCTGGGTCGACTCGCCGGAGAGCGTCATCGCCTTCAGCCGCCGGCGCGGCGGGCCGATCTACCCGGCTCCGTCCTGGAACGGACAGTGGGACCGCCTCGACGACGACAACCACCTCTACATGGGCTGGGACGCGAAGTACATGCTGACGGCGCTGCAGGAGGCGCTCGAGGAGGCCGGAACGGCATCAGAGGTCTTCGTCAAGTACTCCTACCTCGCGGAGCACATGGCCACCTGA
- a CDS encoding DMT family transporter has protein sequence MIWVRGDIDNLGDVRDALVGVFDNPSLLIGIPLALLGAVFMSFGAQYQHRGVTKVEAMSGGAASGGLSLTQLGRLVTRPSWVLGTVMLGLAIVCQLGALSFAPLIVVQPLGAIALVITTLLNARISGLNPTKRSIRAIIECVGGIFIFVTIAALVATDEPVTTPQLVTVLIILGVVTVVLAALWFWLRSRIGALFYIVAAGVMFGFVATLAKVVISRIQTGDVEWFTVLCIVSLLLAAGIGSYFVQTAYSSGPPDLVIAGLTVIDPIVAILIGLLVLGEAQNAPLWAYIGFGIAGVIAVIGVYDLARNHPQIKSDSGGLPITRGSDADEPPAAKPKSTTPRFDEAVAKVWPNPPVDDDRPPRH, from the coding sequence GTGATCTGGGTGCGCGGCGACATCGACAATCTCGGCGACGTCCGTGACGCCCTGGTCGGCGTCTTCGACAATCCCTCGCTGCTGATCGGCATCCCGCTGGCCCTGCTGGGCGCGGTGTTCATGTCGTTCGGCGCCCAGTACCAGCACCGCGGCGTCACCAAGGTCGAGGCGATGTCCGGGGGAGCCGCCTCCGGCGGTCTGTCGCTGACCCAGCTCGGCCGTCTCGTGACCCGCCCGTCCTGGGTGCTGGGGACGGTCATGCTCGGCCTCGCGATCGTCTGCCAGCTGGGCGCGCTCTCGTTCGCGCCCCTCATCGTCGTCCAGCCGCTCGGCGCCATCGCGCTCGTGATCACGACGCTGCTGAACGCCCGCATCAGCGGCCTCAATCCGACGAAGCGCTCCATCCGCGCGATCATCGAATGCGTCGGCGGCATCTTCATCTTCGTGACGATCGCCGCCCTCGTCGCCACCGACGAGCCCGTCACCACCCCCCAGCTGGTCACGGTGCTCATCATCCTGGGCGTCGTCACGGTCGTGCTGGCCGCACTGTGGTTCTGGTTGCGCTCGCGCATCGGCGCGCTGTTCTACATCGTGGCCGCCGGCGTCATGTTCGGGTTCGTCGCCACGCTGGCGAAGGTCGTCATCAGCCGCATCCAGACCGGCGACGTCGAGTGGTTCACCGTCCTGTGCATCGTCTCGCTCCTCCTCGCTGCGGGCATCGGGTCCTACTTCGTGCAGACCGCGTACTCCTCCGGTCCGCCCGACCTGGTGATCGCGGGCCTCACGGTGATCGACCCGATTGTCGCGATCCTCATCGGCCTGCTGGTGCTCGGCGAGGCCCAGAACGCGCCGCTGTGGGCGTACATCGGCTTCGGCATCGCGGGGGTGATCGCGGTGATCGGCGTCTACGACCTGGCGCGCAACCACCCGCAGATCAAGAGCGACAGCGGCGGGCTCCCGATCACCCGCGGCAGCGATGCGGATGAGCCGCCTGCCGCGAAGCCGAAATCGACGACGCCGCGCTTCGACGAGGCCGTGGCGAAGGTGTGGCCGAACCCGCCCGTCGACGACGACCGTCCGCCGCGCCACTGA
- the def gene encoding peptide deformylase produces MAVLPIRIMGDPALHSHAAPVEEITAEVRALVADMFETMDAAPGVGLAAPQVGVSLRLYTYSYADDDGLPWRGVMINPELWMTPPEPGDPDPDDESEGCLSFPGERFPLRRSDRVRVTGTDLDGAPVTIDVDGWRARIMQHEFDHLDGILYIDRLDDGDWKTVQKIARKRGWGRPGQAWMPGVDDIDA; encoded by the coding sequence ATGGCCGTTCTGCCGATTCGCATCATGGGAGATCCCGCCCTCCACTCCCACGCCGCCCCCGTCGAGGAGATCACCGCCGAGGTGCGGGCGCTGGTGGCCGACATGTTCGAGACGATGGATGCCGCGCCCGGCGTGGGCCTCGCGGCCCCGCAGGTGGGGGTGTCGCTGCGGCTCTACACGTACAGCTATGCGGACGACGACGGCCTCCCCTGGCGTGGGGTGATGATCAACCCCGAGCTCTGGATGACGCCGCCCGAGCCGGGCGACCCCGACCCCGACGACGAGTCGGAGGGCTGCCTCTCCTTTCCCGGCGAGCGCTTCCCGCTGCGTCGCTCCGACCGCGTCCGCGTGACGGGGACGGATCTTGACGGGGCTCCGGTCACCATCGACGTCGACGGATGGCGCGCCCGCATCATGCAGCACGAGTTCGACCACCTCGACGGCATCCTCTACATCGACCGTCTCGACGACGGCGACTGGAAGACCGTGCAGAAGATCGCCCGCAAGCGCGGCTGGGGGCGCCCGGGTCAGGCCTGGATGCCGGGCGTCGACGACATCGACGCCTGA
- a CDS encoding ATP-binding cassette domain-containing protein, translating into MSRQKDADVAIRSTDLSVARASGRGGSTARVVDGVSFELPHAASLAVMGPTGAGKSSLAAVLAGADEPGLAVVGGEAHVEGIPVRRPGRAHRTLTYVTGYLAQSAGAHLPARQTVSEVISEPITSRDRRVNARALAVRVATLLDEMQLPLGAAAKYPYELSAGMRQRVAFARALVLQPRVLIADEPFSNMDVEVRTAAREAIIRRRDAYGMSTLVVTNEKDVAVELGAAVLVLRAGHPIAYGPTATDLMWSPSADAGHRLIAS; encoded by the coding sequence GTGTCACGCCAGAAAGATGCCGACGTCGCCATCCGCAGCACCGATCTGTCGGTCGCGCGCGCATCCGGCCGCGGCGGCTCCACCGCTCGGGTCGTCGACGGCGTCTCGTTCGAGCTGCCCCACGCCGCCTCGCTCGCCGTGATGGGACCGACGGGCGCCGGCAAGTCGAGCCTGGCGGCGGTCCTGGCCGGGGCCGACGAGCCGGGACTCGCCGTCGTCGGCGGCGAGGCACACGTCGAGGGCATCCCCGTGCGGCGCCCGGGACGCGCGCACCGCACCCTCACCTACGTGACCGGCTATCTCGCGCAATCGGCCGGCGCGCACCTCCCCGCCCGCCAGACGGTCTCGGAGGTCATCTCCGAACCGATCACGAGCCGCGACCGGCGCGTGAACGCGCGGGCCCTGGCCGTCCGCGTCGCCACGCTCCTCGACGAGATGCAGCTCCCGCTCGGAGCCGCGGCGAAGTACCCCTACGAGCTGAGCGCCGGCATGCGGCAGCGCGTCGCGTTCGCGCGCGCACTCGTGCTGCAGCCGCGCGTCCTCATCGCGGACGAGCCGTTCTCGAACATGGACGTCGAGGTGCGCACGGCGGCGCGTGAGGCGATCATCCGCCGCCGCGACGCCTACGGCATGTCGACGCTCGTGGTGACGAACGAGAAGGATGTCGCGGTCGAGCTGGGCGCCGCCGTCCTGGTGCTGCGGGCCGGGCATCCGATCGCCTACGGTCCGACGGCGACCGACCTCATGTGGTCGCCCAGCGCCGACGCCGGACACCGCCTCATCGCCTCCTGA
- the dnaG gene encoding DNA primase, whose product MAGRIRQADVDEVKARTNIGDIIGERVALKTAGVGSLKGLCPFHDERSPSFNVRPQVGFYHCFGCGESGDVYSFLRAMDHVSFTEAVESLAGRIGFTLHYEDGGSAPETAGRARLYAANAAAAEFYRAQLLAPEAGVARSFLGERGFDAGAAAHFGVGYAPKGWQGLTDALLPQGFTRDELMAAGLVSSGQRGVYDRFRGRLVWPIRDVTGQVIGFGARRLFDDDNGPKYLNTPETAIYKKAQVLYGLDLAKREISREHRVVVVEGYTDVMACHLAGITTAIATCGTAFGSDHITVLRRVMGDDTAAGEVVFTFDPDAAGQKAALRAFADEKRFAAQTYVAVAPGGLDPCDLRLQRGDGAVRTLMDTKVPMFEFVIDQRLKGFDLASVEGRAGGLRSAAPIVADIRDPALRPGYTRVLARRLGLDLPEVDKAVQQAARAAAGRDRKEAATADARTGASSSDRRSDAASPDETPGESLLRVTIATLPRSADAALERDALMGFLQFGHRIDGTLLTRALGLPFRHPALEAVRQSIVAADMSRPGWAAAAVTAVREPFRSLGAELLTASFPARDDEHAVASTTSLAKGLIMRELEGKKRELLGHIQRVAPDSEEGRTVRLRLREIDLERQAIIDAE is encoded by the coding sequence ATGGCGGGGCGCATCCGTCAGGCCGACGTCGACGAGGTCAAGGCCCGCACCAACATCGGCGACATCATCGGGGAGCGCGTCGCCCTGAAGACGGCCGGCGTGGGCTCGCTCAAGGGCCTCTGCCCCTTCCACGACGAGCGCAGCCCCAGCTTCAACGTGCGTCCGCAGGTCGGCTTCTACCACTGCTTCGGCTGCGGCGAGTCGGGCGACGTCTACTCGTTCCTGCGGGCCATGGACCACGTCTCGTTCACCGAGGCGGTCGAGTCCCTCGCCGGGCGCATCGGGTTCACGCTGCACTACGAGGACGGCGGCTCCGCGCCCGAGACGGCCGGGCGCGCGCGCCTCTACGCCGCGAACGCCGCGGCCGCCGAGTTCTACCGCGCGCAGCTGCTCGCCCCCGAGGCGGGCGTCGCGCGCTCGTTCCTGGGGGAGCGGGGATTCGACGCCGGCGCGGCCGCGCACTTCGGCGTCGGCTACGCGCCGAAGGGGTGGCAGGGACTCACCGACGCCCTCCTCCCGCAGGGCTTCACCCGCGATGAGCTGATGGCCGCCGGACTCGTCTCCTCCGGTCAGCGCGGCGTCTACGACCGGTTCCGCGGGCGGCTCGTCTGGCCCATCCGCGACGTGACCGGGCAGGTCATCGGGTTCGGAGCCCGCCGGCTCTTCGACGACGACAACGGCCCGAAGTACCTGAACACGCCCGAGACGGCCATCTATAAGAAGGCGCAGGTGCTCTACGGGCTCGACCTCGCCAAGCGCGAGATCTCCCGCGAGCACCGTGTCGTCGTGGTGGAGGGCTACACCGACGTCATGGCCTGCCACCTGGCGGGCATCACGACCGCCATCGCCACGTGCGGCACCGCCTTCGGCTCCGACCACATCACGGTGCTGCGGCGCGTCATGGGCGATGACACGGCCGCGGGCGAGGTCGTCTTCACCTTCGACCCGGATGCCGCGGGCCAGAAGGCGGCGCTGCGCGCCTTCGCCGACGAGAAGCGCTTCGCGGCGCAGACGTACGTCGCCGTGGCGCCGGGAGGTCTCGACCCGTGCGACCTGCGCCTCCAGCGCGGCGACGGCGCGGTGCGCACCCTCATGGACACCAAGGTGCCCATGTTCGAGTTCGTCATCGACCAGCGGCTGAAGGGCTTCGACCTGGCCTCGGTGGAGGGCCGCGCCGGTGGACTGCGCTCGGCGGCGCCCATCGTCGCCGACATCCGCGACCCCGCGCTGCGCCCCGGGTACACCCGCGTGCTCGCCCGCCGTCTCGGGCTCGACCTCCCCGAAGTCGACAAGGCGGTGCAGCAGGCGGCTCGCGCCGCCGCCGGACGCGACCGCAAGGAGGCCGCCACCGCGGACGCACGCACCGGCGCGTCATCCTCCGACCGCCGTTCCGACGCGGCCTCGCCGGATGAGACGCCCGGGGAGAGCCTGCTCCGCGTCACCATCGCGACCCTGCCGCGCTCGGCCGACGCCGCGCTCGAGCGGGATGCGCTGATGGGCTTCCTCCAGTTCGGGCACCGCATCGACGGGACGCTCCTGACCCGGGCGCTCGGGCTGCCGTTCCGCCACCCCGCCCTCGAGGCCGTCCGTCAGAGCATCGTCGCTGCCGACATGTCGCGCCCCGGATGGGCCGCAGCCGCCGTCACCGCCGTCCGGGAGCCGTTCCGCTCGCTCGGCGCCGAGCTGCTCACGGCGTCGTTCCCCGCGCGCGACGACGAGCACGCCGTGGCCTCGACGACCTCTCTCGCGAAGGGCCTGATCATGCGGGAGCTCGAGGGGAAGAAGCGCGAGCTTCTCGGGCACATCCAGCGTGTGGCGCCCGACTCGGAAGAGGGCCGCACGGTGCGGCTGCGCCTCCGCGAGATCGACCTGGAGCGCCAGGCCATCATCGACGCGGAGTAG